A portion of the Sabethes cyaneus chromosome 3, idSabCyanKW18_F2, whole genome shotgun sequence genome contains these proteins:
- the LOC128740208 gene encoding cytochrome b5 domain-containing protein 1, which yields MSKDFFLRDEVVVHNRIDSAWVIVHGNVFNITVLFNDSNQSQKIYQLLLAFAGKDLSIYFNDSNTAKYRISKDGIRVPVFPSVKIRNKLTDRLWWKDQSLLLGKITSQERKIRVVNNITFDMYEIVVCEEDTIANVQQKFLRYNENSSNYTWKSCLRLTDEAANLRLDKTLTENGIFYDHYPPAPLIWIFYQIPEESNDALTDIRCEVHSKEINVMQETDSNDLMP from the exons ATGTCAAAAGACTTTTTTCTCCGTGATGAAGTCGTGGTGCACAATAGAATCGACAGCGCGTGGGTTATAGTTCACGGAAATGTCTTTAATATAACCGTTTTGTTCAACGATTCAAACCAGTCTCAAAAG atatATCAGCTACTTTTAGCTTTTGCAGGTAAAGATTTGAGCATTTATTTCAATGACAGTAACACAGCGAAGTACAGAATAAGCAAGGATGGGATCAGAGTTCCCGTATTTCCTTCGGTTAAAATTAGAAACAAACTCACAGACAGACTATGGTGGAAGGATCAAAGTTTACTGCTCGGAAAAATTACGTCACAAGAACGCAAGATTCGGGTTGTAAACAATATAACTTTTGACATGTATGAAATTGTTGTGTGTGAAGAGGACACCATCGCAAACGTTCAACAAAAATTTCTCCGTTATAATGAAAATAGTTCGAACTACACTTGGAAAAGCTGTCTTCGCTTG ACTGACGAGGCAGCAAATTTACGACTTGATAAAACGTTGACAGAAAATGGCATCTTTTACGATCACTACCCGCCAGCGCCCCTCATATGGATATTTTATCAGATTCCAGAAGAAAGCAACGATGCCCTGACCGACATTAGATGCGAAGTACATAGCAAGGAAATAAACGTCATGCAGGAGACTGATTCTAACGACTTGATGCCGTAA